Proteins from one Bradyrhizobium roseum genomic window:
- a CDS encoding MAPEG family protein has product MSVQMVLLPVFVLVGLAFFLMMWMVTARTKAVKAGETSLKDIAAGQPKYPVRVAQIGNCFSNQFEVPLLFYFLIALALPLRRADLFIVLMSWVFVVTRFAHAGIFVTSNNIQQRSLAWFAGALVVLAMWIYFAVKLLLLI; this is encoded by the coding sequence ATGTCGGTTCAAATGGTTTTGCTGCCGGTCTTCGTCCTGGTCGGGCTTGCTTTCTTCCTGATGATGTGGATGGTGACCGCCCGAACCAAGGCGGTGAAGGCCGGGGAAACCAGCCTGAAGGACATCGCCGCGGGGCAGCCGAAATATCCGGTCCGCGTGGCCCAGATCGGCAATTGCTTCTCAAATCAGTTCGAAGTACCCCTCCTGTTCTACTTCCTGATCGCGCTGGCGCTGCCGCTGCGCCGGGCTGATCTCTTCATCGTGCTGATGTCCTGGGTGTTCGTGGTGACGCGATTTGCCCATGCCGGCATTTTCGTCACCTCGAATAACATCCAGCAGCGCAGCCTGGCGTGGTTTGCCGGCGCGCTGGTGGTGCTGGCGATGTGGATTTATTTCGCGGTGAAGCTTTTGCTTCTGATCTAG
- a CDS encoding dienelactone hydrolase family protein, with amino-acid sequence MRFRDQDIVFTAGAHGQSKGQNFEIPTANPANYFHVIGNSAELPRLSIDGKLFLPASSDRKRNGKLPLVMVVPGSLGVASSHVKHAETVVADGFAAFVLDSFGARDVTSTVANQTQFSFAASAYDVLAAWQVLAEHPEIDASRIGAQGHSRGGSAVLTAATRRFADAVVGAGAGFRSMLAAYPWSGHQFLDPSVDETEIRVIMGDADEWCSPMQVQGHCQAIRLSGGRATMRLIGGAQHSFDRGTGIENIAEASVSPAAPTAYIANDGAFIHPLTGVADSKLVDRDLMVYALKAGYGRKGAKIGSRDGDAEVFKTEMLAFWRRTLG; translated from the coding sequence TTGCGATTTCGAGATCAGGACATTGTTTTTACTGCCGGCGCCCACGGACAAAGCAAGGGACAGAATTTCGAAATTCCCACCGCGAATCCTGCCAACTATTTCCACGTCATCGGTAACTCCGCCGAACTGCCGCGACTGTCCATCGACGGCAAACTGTTCCTGCCGGCGTCGAGCGATCGCAAGCGCAACGGCAAACTTCCGCTGGTCATGGTGGTGCCGGGCAGCCTGGGCGTCGCGTCCTCGCACGTCAAACACGCCGAAACGGTGGTCGCCGACGGCTTTGCGGCCTTTGTGCTCGACAGTTTTGGCGCGCGCGACGTTACCTCCACCGTCGCCAACCAGACGCAGTTCTCGTTTGCCGCCAGCGCCTATGACGTGCTGGCGGCCTGGCAGGTGCTGGCGGAACATCCAGAAATCGACGCCTCCCGGATCGGTGCGCAGGGCCACAGTCGCGGCGGCTCGGCGGTGCTGACCGCGGCGACACGGCGCTTTGCCGATGCAGTGGTCGGCGCCGGCGCCGGTTTTCGCAGCATGCTCGCCGCCTATCCCTGGAGCGGCCACCAATTCCTCGATCCGTCCGTCGACGAAACCGAAATCCGCGTCATCATGGGAGACGCCGACGAATGGTGCTCGCCGATGCAGGTGCAGGGCCATTGCCAGGCGATCCGCCTCTCCGGCGGCCGGGCGACCATGCGGCTGATCGGCGGCGCGCAGCACAGTTTTGACCGGGGCACGGGAATCGAGAACATTGCCGAGGCATCGGTCTCCCCCGCCGCGCCGACGGCCTATATCGCCAATGACGGCGCTTTCATCCATCCGCTCACCGGCGTCGCCGACAGCAAGCTCGTCGACCGCGATCTGATGGTTTACGCGCTGAAGGCCGGCTACGGCCGCAAGGGCGCGAAGATCGGCAGCCGCGATGGGGATGCCGAAGTGTTTAAGACGGAGATGCTGGCGTTCTGGAGAAGGACGTTGGGGTAA
- a CDS encoding metallophosphoesterase family protein — MHEFRLTQISDTHLSRRLPKLTENFHRVSEHIDATNPDLVINTGDLAFDAPTNLDDLEFAKEMHDALPVPCRHLPGNHDIGDNPTAVSHAPKQPATEQHRQNYLAVIGEDRWCFDAAGWSFIGLNSLIMNSGLESETEQYDWLASELGRTNGKPVALFLHKPLFLNTPDDAELASSAVRYVPQPARHRLVRMLDAVDLRLVASGHVHQRRDFTWRRTRHVWAPSTGFILPERIQEVIGVKEVGLVEYRFTPDSVEVRYLKPPGLVDIGLDELLGRS, encoded by the coding sequence ATGCACGAATTTCGTCTGACCCAAATTTCCGACACCCACCTCTCCCGACGCCTGCCAAAACTCACTGAAAATTTCCACCGGGTCAGCGAGCATATCGACGCTACCAACCCCGATCTCGTCATCAACACCGGCGATCTTGCCTTCGACGCGCCGACCAATCTCGACGATCTCGAATTCGCCAAGGAAATGCACGATGCGCTGCCGGTGCCATGCCGCCATCTTCCCGGCAATCACGACATCGGCGACAACCCCACCGCGGTCAGCCACGCGCCGAAGCAGCCGGCGACTGAGCAGCACCGGCAGAATTATCTCGCCGTGATCGGCGAGGACCGCTGGTGCTTCGACGCAGCCGGCTGGAGCTTCATCGGACTGAACTCATTGATCATGAACAGCGGGCTCGAGAGCGAGACCGAACAGTACGACTGGCTGGCATCCGAACTGGGGCGCACGAACGGCAAGCCGGTCGCGCTATTCCTGCACAAGCCGCTGTTTCTGAATACGCCCGACGACGCCGAACTGGCCTCGTCCGCCGTGCGCTACGTGCCGCAACCGGCGCGGCACCGGCTGGTCAGAATGCTGGACGCGGTCGACCTTCGGCTGGTGGCAAGCGGCCACGTGCACCAGCGTCGCGATTTCACTTGGCGCCGTACCCGCCATGTCTGGGCGCCTTCAACCGGCTTCATCCTGCCCGAGCGGATTCAGGAAGTGATCGGTGTCAAGGAAGTCGGACTGGTGGAATATCGCTTCACCCCCGACAGCGTTGAAGTCCGGTATCTCAAGCCGCCGGGCCTCGTCGATATCGGGCTGGACGAATTGCTCGGCCGAAGTTGA
- a CDS encoding SDR family NAD(P)-dependent oxidoreductase, translated as MAGILEGKVALVTGGASGIGQATAVVMAREGARVAVADRAEADAAGTVALINAAGGQAIAIGGDVTREAEVAAMVARTVSAFGRIDCAFNNAGISGRAVGPAGQRSHELSQEAFDTMLAVNVRGVFLCLKHEVKQMLAQGGGGAIVNTASIAGLIGLATSAHYVAAKHGVVGLTKSAAIEYALDGIRVNCVNPGYVATPMTKDIIDERGQDILAKVPMRRFGVPNEIAEAVAWMCSDKASFMTGASHVIDGGYQAA; from the coding sequence ATGGCAGGAATACTTGAAGGCAAGGTCGCGCTGGTGACCGGCGGCGCTTCCGGCATCGGCCAGGCGACCGCGGTGGTGATGGCACGCGAAGGCGCGCGGGTGGCGGTGGCCGACCGCGCCGAGGCAGACGCAGCAGGGACGGTCGCGCTGATCAATGCGGCCGGCGGCCAGGCGATCGCGATCGGCGGCGATGTGACGCGCGAGGCGGAGGTCGCCGCGATGGTGGCGCGCACGGTCTCGGCGTTCGGCCGGATCGATTGCGCATTCAACAATGCGGGGATCTCCGGACGCGCCGTCGGCCCCGCGGGTCAACGTTCGCATGAACTCAGCCAGGAGGCGTTCGACACCATGCTGGCTGTAAACGTGAGAGGCGTGTTTCTCTGCCTCAAGCACGAGGTCAAGCAGATGCTGGCGCAAGGCGGCGGCGGCGCGATCGTCAACACGGCCTCCATTGCCGGTCTGATCGGTCTTGCCACCTCGGCGCATTACGTGGCGGCCAAGCATGGCGTGGTGGGGCTGACCAAGAGCGCGGCGATCGAATATGCCTTGGACGGCATCCGCGTGAACTGCGTCAATCCCGGCTATGTCGCTACTCCGATGACCAAAGACATTATCGATGAGCGCGGCCAGGACATTCTGGCGAAGGTGCCGATGCGGCGCTTCGGCGTTCCAAACGAGATCGCCGAAGCGGTGGCCTGGATGTGCTCGGACAAGGCCTCGTTCATGACCGGCGCGTCGCATGTGATCGACGGCGGATACCAGGCGGCCTAG
- a CDS encoding NADP-dependent oxidoreductase, giving the protein MSQGKRIVLAARPAGEPKLSDFRLEECPVPTPGAGEVVLRTIWLSLDPYMRGRMSDGPSYAQPVPVGGVMEAGTVSEVIASNNPAFATGDIVLSRAGWQTHAISDGKGLAKIDPKIAPISTAVGVLGMPGMTAYTGLLDIGKPQPGETVVVAAASGAVGSAVGQIARIKGARAIGIAGGKEKCDYVKKELGFDDCLDHRDPDLAAKLKDACPKGIDVYFENVGGAVFEAVFPLLNAFARIPVCGLISEYNNFGETSPKWAGKMMRAVLTKRLTIRGFIVSDFAARHGDFLRDMSQWVREGKVKHKEFVTEGLDSAPAAFIGLLKGANFGKQLVRVGPDKA; this is encoded by the coding sequence ATGTCCCAGGGCAAACGCATCGTTCTCGCCGCACGTCCCGCCGGTGAACCCAAGCTATCCGATTTCCGCCTTGAGGAATGTCCGGTACCGACACCCGGGGCGGGCGAAGTTGTGCTGCGCACGATCTGGCTCTCGCTCGATCCCTACATGCGCGGGCGCATGAGCGACGGGCCGTCCTATGCCCAGCCGGTGCCGGTTGGCGGCGTGATGGAGGCCGGCACGGTCAGCGAGGTGATCGCTTCGAACAATCCGGCCTTCGCGACGGGCGACATCGTGCTGTCGCGCGCCGGCTGGCAGACGCACGCGATCTCCGACGGCAAGGGTCTGGCAAAAATCGATCCGAAGATCGCGCCGATCTCGACCGCCGTCGGCGTGCTCGGCATGCCCGGCATGACGGCCTACACCGGCCTGCTCGATATCGGCAAGCCGCAGCCGGGCGAGACCGTCGTCGTCGCGGCGGCCTCCGGCGCGGTCGGTTCGGCGGTGGGACAGATCGCCAGGATCAAGGGCGCGCGCGCCATCGGCATCGCCGGCGGCAAGGAGAAATGCGATTACGTCAAGAAAGAACTCGGCTTTGACGACTGTCTCGACCACCGCGATCCGGATCTGGCCGCGAAGCTGAAAGACGCCTGCCCGAAGGGCATCGACGTCTATTTCGAAAACGTCGGCGGCGCCGTGTTCGAGGCGGTGTTCCCGCTGCTCAACGCCTTTGCGCGCATCCCGGTGTGCGGCCTGATCTCGGAATACAACAATTTCGGCGAGACCAGCCCGAAATGGGCCGGCAAGATGATGCGTGCCGTGCTGACCAAGCGTCTCACTATCCGCGGCTTCATCGTCAGCGATTTCGCCGCGCGCCACGGCGATTTCCTGCGCGACATGTCGCAATGGGTGCGCGAGGGCAAGGTCAAGCACAAGGAGTTCGTCACCGAGGGCCTCGACAGCGCGCCAGCTGCGTTCATCGGACTGTTGAAGGGCGCCAATTTCGGCAAGCAGCTTGTTCGCGTCGGGCCGGACAAGGCGTAA
- the guaB gene encoding IMP dehydrogenase: MAQGLQGIREAYTFDDVLLKPGLSDILPSEADIRSHVTRAIPLNIPIIASAMDTVTEARMAIAMAQAGGVGVIHRNFDPEGQAAQVRQVKKYESGMVVNPLTIGPDAMLSDALALMSDHGFSGIPVVTGASKGVPGKLVGILTNRDVRFATDPRQKISELMTHENLVTVREGVSQDEAKRMLHQHRIEKLLVVDDKYRCVGLITVKDMEKAVAHPLACKDAQGRLRAAAATTVGEGGFERTELLIDAGVDLIVVDTAHGHSSRVLEAVNRIKRLSNAVQVIAGNIATKEGAQALIDAGADAIKVGIGPGSICTTRIVAGVGVPQLTAIMDAVEAAKKADVPVIADGGIKYSGDLAKALAAGADIAMVGSLLAGTDETPGEVFLWQGRSYKAYRGMGSVGAMARGSADRYFQQDIKDTLKLVPEGIEGQVPYKGPVANVMHQLAGGLRAAMGYVGARNLAEFHDKAQFVRITGAGLRESHVHDVTITRESPNYPGGV, from the coding sequence ATGGCGCAGGGACTTCAGGGTATCCGTGAAGCCTACACGTTCGACGATGTGCTTCTGAAACCTGGTCTCTCGGATATTCTGCCCTCCGAGGCCGATATCCGCTCTCACGTCACCCGCGCGATTCCGCTCAACATCCCGATCATCGCGTCCGCGATGGACACGGTCACCGAGGCGCGCATGGCGATTGCGATGGCGCAGGCCGGCGGCGTTGGCGTCATCCACCGCAATTTCGATCCCGAAGGGCAGGCCGCCCAGGTGCGGCAGGTCAAGAAGTATGAATCCGGAATGGTGGTCAACCCGCTGACCATCGGCCCTGATGCGATGCTGTCGGACGCGCTGGCGCTGATGAGCGATCACGGTTTCTCCGGCATTCCTGTCGTCACCGGCGCTTCCAAGGGGGTACCCGGAAAGCTGGTCGGCATCCTCACCAACCGCGACGTGCGGTTTGCGACCGATCCGCGCCAGAAAATATCCGAACTGATGACGCATGAAAATCTCGTCACGGTGCGCGAGGGTGTCAGCCAGGACGAGGCCAAGCGGATGCTGCACCAGCACCGCATCGAAAAGCTGCTGGTGGTCGATGACAAGTATCGTTGCGTCGGCCTGATCACCGTCAAGGACATGGAGAAGGCGGTTGCGCACCCGCTGGCCTGCAAGGACGCGCAGGGTCGCCTGCGCGCCGCGGCCGCCACCACCGTCGGCGAGGGCGGTTTTGAGCGCACTGAACTGTTGATCGATGCCGGCGTCGACCTCATCGTGGTCGATACCGCGCACGGCCATTCCTCGCGCGTGCTCGAAGCCGTCAACCGCATCAAGCGGCTTTCCAACGCCGTGCAGGTCATCGCCGGCAACATCGCCACCAAGGAGGGCGCGCAGGCGCTGATCGACGCAGGCGCGGACGCGATCAAGGTCGGCATCGGTCCGGGCTCAATCTGCACCACGCGCATCGTGGCAGGCGTCGGCGTCCCGCAGCTCACCGCCATCATGGATGCGGTCGAGGCTGCGAAGAAGGCCGACGTGCCGGTGATCGCCGACGGCGGCATCAAATATTCTGGCGACCTGGCCAAGGCGCTCGCGGCCGGCGCCGATATCGCCATGGTCGGTTCGCTGCTCGCCGGCACTGACGAGACGCCCGGCGAAGTGTTTTTGTGGCAGGGCCGCTCTTACAAGGCCTATCGCGGCATGGGGTCGGTCGGCGCGATGGCGCGCGGCTCTGCCGACCGCTATTTTCAGCAGGACATCAAGGATACGCTCAAGCTGGTGCCGGAGGGCATCGAGGGTCAGGTGCCCTACAAAGGCCCGGTCGCCAACGTCATGCATCAGCTCGCCGGCGGCCTTCGCGCCGCGATGGGCTATGTCGGGGCGCGCAACCTCGCCGAATTCCACGACAAGGCCCAGTTCGTCCGCATCACCGGTGCGGGCCTGCGCGAAAGCCATGTCCACGACGTCACCATCACGCGGGAAAGCCCGAACTATCCGGGCGGAGTTTAG
- a CDS encoding DHA2 family efflux MFS transporter permease subunit: protein MTKERLIPLIVATALFMENMDSTVIATSLPAIAADIGTSPLTLKLAITSYLLSLAVFIPASGWTADRFGARMVFSIAIGVFMIGSVGCALSQNVTHFVIARILQGMGGAMMTPVGRLLLLRSIDKSALVNAMAWVTVPALVGPVIGPPLGGFITTYFSWHWIFLINIPIGLLGIFMAMKYIDPIRSEAPERFDLYGLILAGIGLAGIAFGLSVAGLNLLPWPTVAGLVVVGTISMTLYVMHARRTGSPVLDFSLLRLSTMRASIIGGFLFRLGIGALPFLLPLLMQEGFGLTPFQSGLVTFASAVGAMGMKTLAARIIRAFGFRNMMTINAVVSAVFLAACALFTVTTPLLLIFIILVVGGFFRSLQFTAINTVAYAEVEPAQMSRATTLVSVNQQLAISAGVAVGAFSVESTMLYQHVTELNAGVFPPAFLVVAIISAVSAYFFWQMPDDAGHEISGRKAVEISSRKGAEKAAAKAASEGTGDARDQRLG, encoded by the coding sequence ATGACCAAAGAACGCCTGATCCCGCTGATCGTCGCCACCGCTCTGTTCATGGAGAACATGGACTCGACGGTGATCGCGACCTCGCTGCCGGCGATCGCGGCCGACATCGGCACCAGCCCGCTGACGCTGAAGCTTGCCATCACCTCCTATCTGCTGTCGCTCGCCGTGTTCATCCCGGCCAGCGGCTGGACCGCCGATCGGTTCGGCGCGCGGATGGTGTTCTCGATCGCCATCGGCGTGTTCATGATCGGGTCGGTCGGCTGCGCGCTGTCTCAGAACGTCACCCATTTCGTGATCGCGCGCATCCTGCAGGGCATGGGCGGGGCGATGATGACGCCGGTCGGACGGCTGCTGCTGTTGCGCTCGATCGACAAAAGCGCGCTGGTCAATGCCATGGCCTGGGTGACGGTGCCGGCGCTGGTCGGGCCGGTGATCGGGCCGCCGCTCGGCGGCTTCATCACCACCTATTTCTCCTGGCACTGGATTTTCCTGATCAACATCCCGATCGGGCTGCTCGGCATCTTCATGGCGATGAAGTATATCGACCCGATCAGGAGCGAGGCCCCTGAGCGCTTCGATCTGTACGGGCTGATCCTGGCCGGCATTGGCCTCGCCGGCATCGCGTTCGGCCTCTCGGTCGCGGGACTCAATCTGTTGCCCTGGCCAACCGTCGCCGGCCTCGTCGTGGTCGGCACGATCTCGATGACGCTCTATGTCATGCACGCGCGGCGAACCGGATCACCGGTGCTGGATTTCTCGCTGTTGCGGCTCTCCACCATGCGCGCCAGCATCATCGGCGGCTTTTTGTTCCGGCTCGGCATCGGCGCGCTGCCGTTCCTGCTGCCGCTGTTGATGCAGGAAGGTTTTGGCCTGACGCCGTTCCAGTCCGGCCTGGTCACGTTTGCCTCCGCCGTCGGCGCCATGGGGATGAAGACGCTGGCCGCGCGCATCATCCGCGCCTTCGGCTTCCGCAACATGATGACGATTAACGCGGTGGTCAGCGCGGTCTTCCTCGCCGCCTGCGCCCTGTTCACGGTGACGACGCCGCTGCTGCTGATCTTCATCATCCTCGTGGTCGGCGGCTTCTTCCGCTCGCTGCAATTCACCGCGATCAACACGGTGGCCTATGCCGAGGTCGAGCCTGCGCAGATGAGCCGCGCCACCACGCTGGTCAGCGTCAATCAGCAGCTGGCGATCTCGGCGGGCGTCGCGGTCGGCGCGTTCTCGGTGGAATCGACCATGCTGTATCAGCACGTCACCGAACTGAATGCGGGCGTATTCCCGCCGGCATTCCTCGTGGTCGCGATCATCTCGGCCGTGTCGGCGTATTTCTTCTGGCAGATGCCGGATGACGCCGGCCACGAAATCTCCGGCCGCAAGGCGGTCGAGATTTCCAGCCGCAAGGGCGCGGAAAAGGCGGCGGCCAAGGCCGCCAGCGAAGGCACCGGGGACGCGCGCGATCAGCGGCTGGGCTGA
- a CDS encoding DsrE family protein — MASVALAQAAKPQSSAKPQSSAKTQISTKPHRLLIHVDQNDPAVMNLALNNATNVIEHYRAKGEDVDVDIVAYGPGLNMLRADTSPVQDRIKQLKGTAFPSKVQFSACANTKENMEKKEGRPVAVLPDATIVASGVVQLMEKQEEGWSYIRP, encoded by the coding sequence ATGGCTTCGGTCGCGTTGGCCCAGGCCGCCAAGCCGCAAAGTTCGGCCAAGCCGCAAAGTTCGGCCAAGACGCAGATTTCGACCAAGCCGCATCGGCTGCTCATCCATGTCGATCAGAACGATCCGGCGGTGATGAATCTCGCGCTGAACAACGCCACCAACGTGATCGAGCATTACCGCGCCAAGGGTGAGGATGTTGACGTGGACATCGTTGCATATGGTCCGGGCCTGAATATGTTGCGCGCCGACACGTCGCCGGTGCAGGACCGGATCAAGCAGCTCAAGGGTACCGCGTTCCCCAGCAAAGTGCAGTTCTCCGCCTGCGCCAATACAAAGGAGAACATGGAAAAGAAGGAAGGGCGCCCGGTCGCCGTGCTGCCCGACGCCACGATCGTCGCATCCGGCGTCGTCCAGTTGATGGAGAAGCAGGAAGAGGGCTGGAGCTACATCCGACCGTGA
- a CDS encoding TAXI family TRAP transporter solute-binding subunit yields MRFSSRLMTVLIVAVGFSDTGVAQSSRTDSPPRAPSAQQIRERVNAGTVGLAGGLLEGAPIRFATEIARVVNESDHVHVLPIVTRGPTENVNDLLYLKGVDLAIINTDSLEEYKAQVPQIQQRIVSIMNLFPSDLHIFVRPEIRSLADLAGKKVNFNTQGTAAAYSGPLIFSRLGVAVDKMFIPHPVALEQLKRGEIAAVVFITSKPVDPFVKGKWEDGFKFLPVEFGPKFSDYYVASSLESADYPNLIAKGDRVATIAVPTILASYNWRPETPRYRRVERFVEEIFSRVEKLKLPGFDPRWKELDVKRSAPGIGRSRAAQNWIDRAKPVKQSELSR; encoded by the coding sequence ATGCGTTTTTCTTCAAGATTGATGACTGTGCTTATCGTAGCGGTTGGGTTCAGCGACACAGGTGTCGCGCAATCCAGTAGAACAGATAGTCCTCCACGGGCGCCGAGCGCGCAGCAGATCAGGGAAAGGGTCAATGCCGGCACGGTGGGCCTTGCAGGCGGCTTGCTGGAAGGCGCCCCGATTCGCTTCGCTACCGAAATTGCGCGGGTGGTGAATGAGAGCGACCATGTGCACGTTCTTCCGATCGTGACGCGAGGGCCGACGGAAAACGTCAACGATCTTCTCTATCTCAAGGGAGTTGATCTGGCGATCATCAACACGGATTCGCTTGAAGAGTACAAGGCGCAGGTGCCGCAGATTCAGCAGCGCATCGTCTCGATCATGAACCTGTTTCCGTCCGACCTGCATATCTTCGTCCGGCCGGAGATACGATCGCTGGCGGACCTGGCGGGCAAGAAGGTCAATTTCAACACGCAAGGTACCGCCGCAGCCTATTCCGGGCCGCTGATTTTCAGCCGCCTCGGCGTCGCCGTCGACAAGATGTTCATCCCGCATCCCGTCGCGCTGGAGCAGCTGAAGCGCGGAGAGATTGCTGCCGTCGTGTTCATCACGTCGAAGCCTGTCGACCCGTTCGTCAAGGGCAAATGGGAAGATGGCTTCAAATTCCTGCCCGTCGAATTCGGCCCCAAATTCTCCGACTACTATGTCGCTTCGTCGCTGGAGTCCGCCGACTATCCCAACCTCATTGCGAAGGGCGATCGCGTCGCCACCATCGCGGTTCCCACCATTCTCGCGTCGTACAACTGGCGGCCGGAGACGCCGCGTTACCGCCGGGTCGAGCGCTTCGTGGAAGAGATCTTCAGCCGCGTCGAGAAATTGAAGTTGCCCGGGTTCGATCCGAGGTGGAAGGAATTGGACGTGAAGCGAAGCGCACCGGGCATTGGACGATCCCGGGCCGCCCAAAACTGGATCGATCGTGCCAAGCCGGTCAAGCAAAGCGAGTTGTCGCGATGA
- a CDS encoding RlmE family RNA methyltransferase, whose amino-acid sequence MAKDTTGRLHVTVKTGGKRKLSSKLWLERQLNDPYVAQAKRDGYRSRAAYKLIEIDDKHRFLKHGIAVVDLGAAPGGWSQIAAKRVGAVSGKGKVIAIDLLEMPEIPGVNFAQLDFLADDAPEKLIAMMGGRADVVMSDMAPNTTGHRKTDQLRIVGLIETAAAFATDVLNPGGTFLAKAFQSGADAELVAQLKRDFASVRHVKPASSRQDSSERYVLAMGFRGATKA is encoded by the coding sequence ATGGCAAAAGATACCACCGGACGGCTGCACGTCACGGTCAAGACCGGCGGCAAGCGCAAGCTGTCGTCAAAACTCTGGCTGGAGCGGCAGCTCAACGATCCCTATGTGGCGCAGGCCAAGCGCGACGGCTATCGCTCGCGTGCGGCCTACAAGCTGATCGAAATCGACGACAAGCATCGCTTTCTCAAGCATGGCATCGCCGTGGTCGATCTCGGCGCCGCGCCCGGCGGCTGGAGTCAGATCGCGGCCAAGCGCGTCGGCGCCGTCAGCGGCAAGGGCAAGGTGATCGCGATCGATCTGCTGGAGATGCCGGAAATCCCGGGCGTCAATTTCGCCCAGCTCGATTTCCTGGCGGACGACGCGCCGGAAAAGCTGATCGCCATGATGGGCGGACGCGCCGACGTGGTGATGTCCGACATGGCGCCGAACACCACTGGCCACCGCAAGACGGACCAGTTGCGTATCGTCGGCCTGATCGAAACGGCGGCGGCGTTTGCGACCGACGTGCTCAATCCCGGCGGAACGTTCTTGGCCAAGGCCTTCCAGAGCGGCGCCGACGCCGAACTGGTCGCGCAATTGAAGCGTGATTTTGCGAGCGTGCGCCACGTCAAACCCGCGTCCAGCCGCCAGGACTCATCCGAGCGCTACGTGCTGGCGATGGGATTTCGTGGGGCGACCAAAGCGTAG
- a CDS encoding Ppx/GppA phosphatase family protein, whose product MKDDARLREGFEACASPSGSVAAATANGVYAALDLGTNNCRLLIASPAGDSFRVLDSFSRIIRLGEGISATGSISEAAIDRAIAALSICSDKIRYRKARRLRLIATEACRAAANADSFRDRVASETGIQLEVIDRETEAALAVTGCSPLLDARGRGAILFDIGGGSTELVRIERDPAEQNAPPRIKAWMSIPLGVVTLAERFGGRDVTTDSYAQMKREVAQHVAPFAAENGGDLRDMHMLGTSGTVTTLAGIHLKLARYDRRRIDGIWMNDSDVTAVIQRLLGMSYQERADNNCVSVERADLVLAGCAILDAIREAFPLPRLRVADRGLREGMLVEMMREDGALRSC is encoded by the coding sequence ATGAAGGATGATGCGCGGCTGCGCGAGGGCTTTGAGGCCTGCGCAAGCCCGTCAGGCTCGGTTGCGGCGGCCACGGCAAACGGTGTTTATGCCGCGCTCGACCTTGGCACCAATAATTGCCGGCTTTTGATTGCCAGCCCGGCGGGCGACAGTTTTCGCGTGCTGGATTCGTTCTCGCGGATCATCCGGCTGGGCGAAGGCATTTCCGCGACGGGTTCCATCAGCGAGGCGGCGATCGACCGTGCCATTGCCGCTTTGAGCATCTGCAGCGACAAGATCCGTTACCGGAAAGCGCGGCGCCTGCGGTTGATCGCCACCGAGGCCTGCCGCGCCGCCGCCAATGCCGACAGCTTTCGTGATCGCGTTGCCAGCGAGACCGGCATCCAGCTCGAGGTGATCGACCGCGAGACCGAGGCGGCATTGGCCGTGACCGGATGCTCGCCGCTGCTCGACGCCAGGGGACGGGGCGCCATCCTGTTCGACATCGGCGGCGGCTCGACCGAACTGGTCAGGATCGAGCGTGATCCGGCCGAACAGAATGCGCCGCCGCGGATCAAGGCCTGGATGTCGATCCCGCTCGGCGTCGTCACGCTCGCCGAGCGTTTCGGCGGCAGGGACGTGACGACGGACTCCTACGCGCAGATGAAGCGGGAGGTCGCGCAGCATGTTGCGCCGTTCGCGGCCGAAAACGGCGGCGACCTGCGCGATATGCATATGCTCGGTACCTCGGGCACCGTGACCACGCTCGCCGGTATCCACCTCAAGCTGGCGCGTTACGACCGTCGGCGGATCGACGGCATCTGGATGAACGATTCCGATGTCACCGCCGTCATCCAGCGCCTGCTCGGCATGAGCTACCAGGAACGCGCCGACAACAACTGCGTCAGTGTCGAGCGCGCGGATCTGGTGCTGGCCGGCTGCGCCATTCTCGATGCGATCCGGGAAGCCTTCCCGTTGCCGCGCCTGCGCGTCGCCGATCGAGGCCTGCGAGAGGGAATGTTGGTCGAAATGATGCGCGAGGACGGCGCACTAAGGTCGTGCTGA